The sequence below is a genomic window from Corvus cornix cornix isolate S_Up_H32 chromosome 1, ASM73873v5, whole genome shotgun sequence.
CAGGCATTTCAGTATATACTGCCACGCTCATTACAGGGAGTTCTTCCATGCTAGAGATATTAACATCTTTGTTATTACTGCCagttccctcctcctcccccgtACCAAGCGGTTGCCTGAGCTAGAAATCCTATTAAGGACAGACTTCCAGTAGTAGTATTCTCCTCCTCAAAGTGAAGAAGACCTCTCCAGAGGTCAGAtccttctgctttctcagaATCCTGTCTCCTTCATGTTCCTTAGAAAGTCATTATTAAAATTGTCAAAACCACTCacaaaaacatcacagaaattCTCAGAATCAGTCGAGAAATAATTACCCCTTTGTAATCATTAGCAACTCAAAACTGTAGTGTTtgaatttaaaagttttatgcaagaaaaaatgcttaacatttaatataaaatcagTTTGACACagcttatttttcaaatgccatcatttttctgtgcatcattttcttgttcattttcAGTTCATCAGACAATTAAAAGACCACAACTGAAAAAGTCATcctaaatactttttaaagccTTATAAAAACATTCATAAAGTGCCACCCACAAAAGCGCCTAAACAAGACTCTGAAACACCTATTAGGAGGTTAAGGTAGGTGCTTCTGAGGGCTAAGCTGTCAGATGGCAGCATGATTTGTGGAATTGTCAATTTAACGATGATACAACCCAGCAAAAGCACTGCTTCATAGATGTGGCCCCAAAAGAGCATCAGCTGGGCCCACAACATGCACGCAGAGGCACCCAGCACAGCGTTGCAGGGGTTTCAGATAAATAGATGCAAACACCATCTAAAAGCAAGACTACTGGCATGTGGGAGACATGGATTCTATGGGAAGCAATCATCCTGTGGCCTTAGTGTGAGGGAAAACACAGGCAGCTTGTACAAGAAATGGGTACAAATTTTAGCTGTTTTATCCTGGGATAAAAATCACTCCCCACTAGAAATAACAGGAAAAGACACTGATCCTTGGAATGTCTCTATgttctctgtgtccttgaagGTACCACACTGAGTAAGTACCTTTGTGTTCTTCATCCCCAAAAGAGAGGCTCACAACAACCACTGCACCACAGTGAACGTGCTCTAGTTCATTTAATTCAATCAGCAGTGGCCTCCCTCTTGGCTTGAGTGGCTGGGCAGTGCTCACAGACAGATTTGGATAaatccaaccaaaaaaaagtaaaaaaaaaaaaaaaaaaaaagtaaaaaaagggACAGGCTCTGAGGGCTCTCTCCACCAAAATTCATGTCCCATACAAGATGTCCAGGGAGCAGCTTTGTATcttcccagcaccagccagctTCCTATGGTCCATGgagctttctcctctccaccAGCTACTCTGCATGGTGCTTCTGGTGCCGcaccagctggggctggaagcGGAAGCTCTCCCCGCACTGGGAGCAGCGGTAGGGCTGCTCCCCGGTGTGGATGCGGGTGTGCTTGATGAGGTTGGAGTTGCCGCTGAAGCCGCGGCCGCACTGGCTGCACTTGTAGGGCTTCTCGCCGGTGTGGGTGCGCGCGTGGTTCATGAGGTCGGAGCTCTGCCCAAAGCGCTTCCCGCACTGCCCGCAGCTGTAGGGCCGGACGCCGGCGTGGGCCcgctggtgctgcaggaggtggcagtgctggctgaaGCTCTTCCCGCAGGCCGGGCACTTGTAGGGCCGCTCGCCCGTGTGCATGCGCTGGTGCTTGATGCAGGTGGAGCTGTCGCTGAAGAACTTGCCGCACTCGCTGCACGCGTACGGCTTGAGCCCCGTGTGGATGCGCTGGTGCTTGAGGAGGTTGGAGCTCTGGCTGAAGCTCTTCCCGCACTCGGCGCAGGTGTAGGGCTTCTGGCCCGTGTGGACGCGCCGGTGCTGGACGAGGTGGGAGCTCTGGCTGAAGCCCTTGCCGCAGTCCCCGCACAGGAAGGGGCGCTCGCCGGTGTGCATGcgctggtgctggagcaggtggatgctcCGGCTGAAGCCCTTGCCACACTCCGGGCAGATGGTGGGGCGCTCCACGCGAGAGGCTCGCCGTGAGGCTGCCACCCTTCTCCCCTGCCTTTTCACCAGGCTGATGTCAGAACAGGGCAGCTtaacctcctcctcctcctcacagccACCTTgctgaggctctgagcaaccacGCTGACTTCCATGGCTGTCCCCAaactgctcctctcctcctctggaGCCCACTGCCAAGGCGTCCTGCAGATATGCGCTTGTAAGGTGATCTGGAAGGGGCCCCAGCTCAccacctggagaagaaaatacGACTGTGtttcccactgggaactggCACAGCAAACAGGCAAGCTGTTACCTTAGGGAGCCTTGTTTGCACCACACAGGAGAAGCAGTAAATGGAAGACTGGGAGCAAATGGCAACCCAGCTGGAGAAGCTCTGTAGCCTCATCATAGGACCCAGAGCAGACATGCCATGAACAGGAGAGCCAAGGGCAATGCTACAGGTGTCTCCTTATCCCCAAAAAACCTTCACACGTTCTTAATACTCCCTCTTCCTACACATCCTTACCTGCAAGCTGAGAAAGACAAGCAGACTGCCTTCCCTGAGGGGGAAAGAGCAAGTCTGAATGTGACCTGCATAAAATAAAGTGGCTCAAATAGCACTGAGGCAGCCCAAAGAGCATTTCACTTGCTCTGTGTTTATAGACTTATATAACTTGTTCCTCACCTGTATGTGTCTCCTCCAAGGCTTTGTATTCCTGTTCTTCTCCCTGGTCCATCTGTGCAGTTACATCAGGTTCAACAATCAGGAACCCTTCGTGCAGGAGCAAACAAAAGCAACCTTAGTTGAATATTCAGAGCTTGTCATATTGTCCTAAAATCCACTGACCCTGCTGAATATTGGGAACAAACAGAGTGGTTACTTAAAGGAATGGAGTCAACTGAGCACAACTAACATTTAGGGACATCATGTGCACTACTGAGGTATCTGGTGtcagatattttctttaaaggagACTCAAGGCTGCCCCTCTTCTGATAAGTGATACACATTAGGACATGCACCAGACGAGCTAGGCTCGGAATTGGTTGACAGTAATCATAGATACAGGTgtcagaaaagagcaaaagcCAACCATACTTACACTTCTTCAATAACAACAGCCAAAAGTCTAATTACTCTCCTAAAAGTATTTTACATAGACAATTACTTTTTAGACACCAGAATCTGATTTTCTTATTTGCTATctcatctcttctttctcctccaagACTCTCAGGCTGAGgcagaaaaacacaacaaaaaagcaatttgaTGTCCTGTCTACTCTGGCTGGATTCTGCCAGTTCCCAGCCTGGCATCCCTGCTGAGCTCCAACAACCACCATGAATGCAACTGTTGGGCAGGCTGCCCTTGCAAATGCCATCAACACCCAAGACAAGAATTTCTCTGTCAGTATTTACTATTTTGAGGCCAAAACCAGCCAAACAGTAAGCATCAGCAGTTAGCACCAAGAAGGCTGGCATTAGCAGTTGCtgaagagaaaaggcagaagaacagGGAAAATAGAATGGTAAGAAAgatcccattttattttaaaaggtaagaATCAAAGATAGCAGGAAAGGGATACCAGGGGGATAAATCTAGGACCAGGGAGCGACGTGCACCACAGCTAAAGCTGAGATCACTCATGGGGatatttttaaggcatttaAGACATTACTTTTCCCCCTGTCTCCTTTCAATCTTTGGAGTTACTTGTTTTTATCACTTCAAAGATGCTGCACAACCACTCAAGCTCCAGATGGAACTGACTTACTGGACAGATGGGCAAAACACTGCAAACTAATGGGTGCCCAGACCACTTCATCCACCACCAGCTATTTAATGATGGGAATAAGGGACTGCATGGTGTCAGAATCAAGGAGACAGCTCAGATGAACGGAACAGTTTTGGACCTCAGGTGCCAGGGATTACAAAACCACCAGTCTTGAAGT
It includes:
- the LOC120410450 gene encoding zinc finger protein 239-like isoform X1, whose translation is MSSQGFLIVEPDVTAQMDQGEEQEYKALEETHTGGELGPLPDHLTSAYLQDALAVGSRGGEEQFGDSHGSQRGCSEPQQGGCEEEEEVKLPCSDISLVKRQGRRVAASRRASRVERPTICPECGKGFSRSIHLLQHQRMHTGERPFLCGDCGKGFSQSSHLVQHRRVHTGQKPYTCAECGKSFSQSSNLLKHQRIHTGLKPYACSECGKFFSDSSTCIKHQRMHTGERPYKCPACGKSFSQHCHLLQHQRAHAGVRPYSCGQCGKRFGQSSDLMNHARTHTGEKPYKCSQCGRGFSGNSNLIKHTRIHTGEQPYRCSQCGESFRFQPQLVRHQKHHAE
- the LOC120410450 gene encoding zinc finger protein 239-like isoform X2; translation: MDQGEEQEYKALEETHTGGELGPLPDHLTSAYLQDALAVGSRGGEEQFGDSHGSQRGCSEPQQGGCEEEEEVKLPCSDISLVKRQGRRVAASRRASRVERPTICPECGKGFSRSIHLLQHQRMHTGERPFLCGDCGKGFSQSSHLVQHRRVHTGQKPYTCAECGKSFSQSSNLLKHQRIHTGLKPYACSECGKFFSDSSTCIKHQRMHTGERPYKCPACGKSFSQHCHLLQHQRAHAGVRPYSCGQCGKRFGQSSDLMNHARTHTGEKPYKCSQCGRGFSGNSNLIKHTRIHTGEQPYRCSQCGESFRFQPQLVRHQKHHAE